The following proteins come from a genomic window of Candidatus Binataceae bacterium:
- a CDS encoding allophanate hydrolase subunit 1: protein METRYDFGGDEYIFVDFDIEMSLEVNFKILSICQAIDRDRVDGVIEVCPGNSSYLVHYRPEEIDPHKLVKALREFEHQAEHITSISSRIVDIPVLYDDPWTKECARQFAERHQDPSVTNLEYLMRINGFSDKQEFIAAHSGRPYWISMVGFVPGTAWGYQMVPRERALQAPKYIRPRTDTPERTVSHGGAFMAIYPVRGPGGYQLIGMTPVPVYEPEGRLVDLRETRILAKAADRWKLRPIDLDEFNAIRAEVEAGTYRYRIVEQEFRPAVYFKDPERYLNRLEQEAR from the coding sequence ATGGAGACCCGCTACGACTTCGGCGGCGACGAATACATCTTCGTCGACTTCGATATCGAGATGAGCCTCGAGGTCAACTTCAAGATTCTCTCGATCTGCCAGGCGATCGATCGCGATCGCGTGGACGGAGTGATCGAAGTATGCCCGGGCAACTCATCGTACCTGGTGCACTACCGGCCCGAGGAAATCGATCCGCACAAGCTGGTCAAGGCGTTGCGCGAGTTCGAGCATCAGGCCGAGCACATCACGAGCATCAGCTCGCGCATCGTGGACATCCCGGTGCTCTACGATGATCCGTGGACCAAGGAGTGCGCCAGGCAGTTTGCCGAGCGCCATCAGGACCCCTCCGTCACCAACCTGGAGTACCTGATGCGGATCAATGGCTTCAGCGACAAGCAGGAGTTTATCGCGGCGCACTCGGGGCGCCCTTACTGGATTTCGATGGTCGGTTTCGTGCCCGGCACCGCCTGGGGCTACCAGATGGTGCCGCGCGAACGCGCGCTGCAGGCGCCCAAGTACATCCGCCCGCGCACCGACACGCCCGAGCGCACGGTTTCGCACGGCGGCGCTTTCATGGCGATCTACCCGGTGCGGGGGCCGGGCGGCTATCAGTTGATCGGGATGACGCCGGTGCCGGTTTACGAACCCGAAGGGCGGCTGGTCGATCTGCGCGAGACGCGAATCCTGGCCAAGGCGGCCGATCGATGGAAACTGCGGCCGATCGATCTCGACGAGTTCAACGCGATTCGCGCGGAGGTCGAGGCCGGCACCTATCGCTACCGAATCGTCGAGCAGGAATTCAGACCTGCGGTCTATTTCAAGGATCCTGAGCGCTACCTCAACCGCCTCGAGCAAGAAGCGCGCTGA
- a CDS encoding biotin-dependent carboxyltransferase family protein, with translation MLKVLRPGLVTTIQDAGRFGWYHIGMPPSGAMDQFSLRAGNLLVGNDAGAAALETTFLGPELEAAAEVTVAVTGAPLELRVSGRPAPMWVALALKAGDRLQCGQAVAGVRSYVCVAGGIDVPELLGSRSTYMLGRFGGISGRAIAAQDVLAIGAPRRAAAELTGRRLDPRMLPAFPEVVELRILMGLCSYRLTEESVAQFLSTPWEVSTEADRIGYRIHGVGFKFRDREPPFGAGSDPSNVVDVGYPVGSIQVPGGKEGILLMRDAVTGGGYATIGTVIQCDLDRVAQAAPRTRFRFRAVTIQDALQLRAQYKARLRALGDSLALFDRAGWLGQ, from the coding sequence ATGCTCAAAGTCTTAAGACCAGGGCTGGTTACTACCATCCAGGACGCCGGCCGCTTCGGCTGGTATCACATCGGGATGCCGCCGTCGGGCGCGATGGATCAGTTCTCTCTCCGCGCCGGCAACCTGCTGGTCGGCAATGACGCAGGCGCCGCAGCGCTGGAAACGACATTTCTCGGCCCCGAGCTCGAGGCCGCCGCCGAGGTCACGGTCGCGGTGACCGGCGCGCCGCTTGAGTTGCGAGTTAGCGGGCGGCCCGCGCCGATGTGGGTCGCGCTCGCGCTCAAGGCGGGCGACAGGCTGCAGTGCGGACAGGCGGTCGCGGGCGTTCGCTCGTACGTTTGTGTGGCCGGCGGAATCGACGTGCCCGAACTATTGGGGAGCCGCTCGACCTATATGCTCGGACGTTTCGGCGGAATAAGCGGGCGCGCGATCGCCGCGCAAGACGTCCTGGCCATCGGCGCGCCCCGGCGCGCCGCCGCGGAGTTGACCGGGCGGCGGCTTGATCCGCGAATGCTGCCGGCCTTTCCGGAGGTCGTCGAACTGCGCATCCTGATGGGCCTTTGCAGTTATCGGCTTACCGAGGAGAGCGTCGCGCAGTTTCTGAGCACGCCGTGGGAGGTTTCGACCGAAGCCGATCGTATCGGTTACCGGATTCACGGGGTCGGATTTAAATTTCGCGATCGCGAACCGCCCTTTGGCGCCGGCTCCGATCCCTCGAACGTGGTTGACGTCGGCTATCCGGTCGGATCGATCCAGGTGCCCGGCGGCAAAGAGGGAATCCTGCTGATGCGCGACGCGGTTACGGGTGGCGGCTACGCAACGATCGGAACCGTGATCCAGTGCGACCTCGATCGCGTGGCCCAGGCGGCGCCGCGCACGCGCTTTCGTTTTCGCGCGGTCACCATCCAGGACGCGTTGCAGTTGCGCGCACAGTACAAGGCGCGCCTGCGCGCGCTTGGGGATTCGCTTGCGCTGTTCGATCGCGCCGGATGGCTGGGGCAGTAA